From Natrinema sp. CBA1119:
ACCGCAGCCGGTCCTCTCGAGAGAGCCTGGTGAACGTCCCGCCGCCCGGGAACTGCTCGTTCGGCGAAACGGGATCTTCGTTCTTTCCGAGCGCGACGAACTCCGCGGCCACGAGGTCGAACACGAGCGTGAAGAGCGCCGCGTAGGGGTAGTTCTGGAGGACGCGGTGGACGGTCTCGTTGGCCGTCTCGACGACTAGATCGAACTCGGCCACCCCCTCGGTTGTATCGTCGAGGTCGGCAAACCCGATCTCGACGCGTTCGATCGGTCCGAACGTAAGATGGTCCTCGAGCGCTTCGCCGTCCAGATCGAGGTCCAGGAGGCTGATATCTGCGAGGTCCAGTAGCGCATCCAGATCGGAGCCGAGCCCCGTCGTATCGACCGTCATCTCGAACAGGCTCCGCGGCATCTCCGGTCCCGAATCGCTTGAGAGTGTATTCTCCAGGAGGTCATCCTTCTCGGTCACCATCTCGGCACGGATCTCCTGAAAGTGGTTGAAGTCCCAGATGAGGAACTTCTCTAACTCGACGTCGATACCGCCCGGAACGTGCTCCGGCCCGAGTTCGTCCTCGAGCTGTGGTGTCCGTGGCACGATCGCGTCGACGATCGATCGGTACGTGTCCGCAGTGTGCGGGTCACTCTGCAGTGGCGAATCCATCGCTGCCTGTGCGGTTGCGAAGGTCGCGTTCGACATGGACAGCGCTGCGAGTCCGCCGATGCCCTTCACGACTCCCCGTCGGCCTATCTGACTCCTATCGTTTTCTTGCATGGTGTGTCCGGGCCACGCCAGCAACTATCGGTCAGTCACTGTGTGACTCCATCACAACTGAACCAGAAGATAGCGTATAAATCTACGCAACTGATATAAACCACATTATTATAGAGTTACACCATCGTAGATATACTCTCTATAGGCCGATAATACGAGCTCATATGCTTTATAATGCCTTTTCTACCCGTCTTAGAGAATCTAAAACATTCGATTTGTGGCAACGACATTTGCATGATACTTTCTGACATCTATACTATTGATGGCGTGTGATTGGGGCGGTTCCGTCCCACAATGTCGCACACTTTCAAGGGATGTCGACACCCACGGGGGTACATGGACGAGGACCCATCGGTCTCGATCAACGCGATAAAACGGTCGTATACGATCGTCGATGAGATATGCGACCGTGACCGGGCGGGGGCAACCGAGCTCGCGGACGCGTTAGGGCTGCCGAAGAGCACCGTTCACAACCACCTCCGCACGCTCGCGACGCTGGGCTATCTCGTCGAAGAAGACGGGACGTACCGCCTCGGGGCTCGATACCTCCACTTAGGGCAGAAATCGCGGAACTCGCGGGCTGTATTCCAGCACGGTCGCGACGCCGTCGAGGCGCTCGCAGCGCAGTCCGGCAGATACTGTCAACTCGCCGTCGAGGAAAACGGAGAGACGGTAGTCATTCAGTCTACGCGGTGGGTGCCCGACGAGGGAGCCCGCCCCGCTCAACAGACGTATCCGATGCGTGCACACCTCCACACGAATGCGCCGGGCAAGGCGCTCCTCGCACACCTGCCGTCCGAACGGATTACGGCGGTGATCGATCGGACGGGTCTGGATTCCCGGACGGAACTGACCGTGACGGACGAGGACGACCTCCGATCCGAACTGGAGACCATACGCGAGCAAGGGTACGCCGTCGATCGGGGAGAACTCGTCAGTGGAATGCTCGGTGTCGCCGCTCCCATCGCGACCGAACGGACCGTTCACGGCGCAGTCGCCGCGTACGGCGCTGGCCACGAGATGCGAGAGGCACTCGACGAGGGGCTCCCCGACCTCGTTAAAGAAACCGCGGACGACATCAGGGCAGACATCGTCTTCGATAGCCTCGAGTAGGCTCAGTCTCGAGAAGGGGTTTGCTCCGGGTCTCCATCACGGAGTTCACTCGCACGTTCGTCCCACAATATGGTACACATACAGAAATCCCAGTTCAGCGTGTGAGTCGAACTCTCGAAGCGAACGACTTCCAACTAGTTATGAGTCCAACCTGATATGTGAATGAATTTTCAAAAAATCAGATGGTCCGGTAGGTAATTCGTCCGCCTATGAACTTCGGGAACGTCGTCGACAATGTCGCGAGGAATACACCGGATGCACGGGCGGTAGGGGACCCGGAGCGACAGGTAACGTACGCTGAACTGTCGGCAGCATCCAACGCGGCCGCGAACGTCTTCGCGGCGCGCGGTGTGAAGTCCGACGACCGCGTCGCGATCTGCCTCCAGAATCGGGTCACGTTCCTGACTGCGTACCTCGGCGCGATGAAGCACGGGGCCGTCCCCGTTCCCGTCAACACGCGATTCACCGACGAACAGATCTACTACGTGCTCGATACCAGTGACAGTTCGGTGATCGTGACTGACCAGGCGTTCGAATCG
This genomic window contains:
- a CDS encoding IclR family transcriptional regulator, which gives rise to MDEDPSVSINAIKRSYTIVDEICDRDRAGATELADALGLPKSTVHNHLRTLATLGYLVEEDGTYRLGARYLHLGQKSRNSRAVFQHGRDAVEALAAQSGRYCQLAVEENGETVVIQSTRWVPDEGARPAQQTYPMRAHLHTNAPGKALLAHLPSERITAVIDRTGLDSRTELTVTDEDDLRSELETIREQGYAVDRGELVSGMLGVAAPIATERTVHGAVAAYGAGHEMREALDEGLPDLVKETADDIRADIVFDSLE